In a genomic window of Streptomyces sp. NBC_01231:
- a CDS encoding glycosyl hydrolase-related protein codes for MHNDRDVTEQRLARVLNERIRPAVHARSIPLRVEVWDVPGEPAPVSDGLTATYRPAQVGDRWGPAWSTSWFRVGGVIPDDWAGLPVEAVLDLGFSTHSPGFSAEGLVYRADGTAVKALNPLNTWLPVTESAVGGEEFVRYVEAAANPVVMHIAPGHVTFGPTAVGGRAPWLRDANADQGEPLYRLRRLDLAVFDRTVHELVQDLDVLGQLMLELPVDSTRRWQILRTVDRALDAVDLQDVGGTAEAAREVLAPALAAPASAGAHRISAVGHAHIDTAWLWPLRETVRKVARTVSNVTQLMDDHPEFRFVMSQAQQLAWLKEHRPEVYARAQEKARTGQFLPTGSLWVEPDTNLTGGESLVRQFVHGKRFYLDEFGVETEEMWLPDTFGYNAALPQLMKLAGVRWFLTQKMSWNTTNKFPHHTFWWEGIDGTRIFSHFPPVDSYNGELSGADVAHSERNFQDKGAADRSLVPFGYGDGGGGPTREMLARAARLADLEGSARVAVEGPATFFARAHAEYEANGGAPVWSGELYLEFHRGTLTSQLATKQGNRRSEHLLREAELWAATAAVRHGHPYPYEALDRLWKTVLLHQFHDILPGTSIAWVHREAEETYAAVARELERIVEDAQQALAGPAGGTVVFNAAPHARGGVPALGAALRTEERDTPVPPVADGDGFVLDNGLVRVTVDRRGLVTSAYDLTADREALAPGTAANLLQLHQDFPNQWDAWDIDPFYRNTVRDLTDTESVTAADGGVRVVRAFGASRIEQTLTLPVGSRRLLIDTVVDWHEREKLLKAAFPLDVRAAHSTAEIPFGHVERPTHTNTSWDAAKFEICAHRFLHVGERDWGAALVNDSTYGHEVTRDVRSDGGTTTTVRLSLLRASRFPDPDADQGTHRFSYALVVGVRIADAVREGYHLNLPERALPGSTPVVPLVSVDHEGVVVEAVKLADDRSGDVVVRLYEALGVRARATLTTGFPLASATATDLLERSLDDTTSHQVTDGAARLRLRPFQILTLRLSPQATGDASAG; via the coding sequence ATGCACAACGACCGTGACGTCACCGAGCAGCGGCTCGCCCGAGTGCTGAACGAACGCATACGGCCCGCCGTCCACGCCCGGTCGATCCCGCTTCGGGTCGAGGTCTGGGACGTCCCCGGCGAGCCCGCGCCGGTCAGTGACGGCCTGACGGCCACCTACCGTCCGGCGCAGGTCGGCGACCGGTGGGGCCCCGCCTGGTCCACGAGCTGGTTCCGGGTCGGCGGCGTGATCCCGGACGACTGGGCCGGGCTGCCCGTCGAGGCCGTGCTCGACCTGGGTTTCTCGACCCACTCCCCCGGCTTCTCCGCCGAGGGCCTGGTCTACCGGGCCGACGGCACCGCGGTGAAGGCGCTCAACCCGCTCAACACCTGGCTGCCGGTCACCGAATCGGCCGTCGGCGGCGAGGAGTTCGTCCGGTACGTCGAGGCCGCCGCCAACCCGGTCGTCATGCACATCGCCCCCGGCCACGTCACCTTCGGTCCCACCGCGGTCGGCGGGCGGGCGCCCTGGTTGCGGGATGCGAACGCCGACCAGGGCGAACCCCTCTACCGGCTGCGGCGGTTGGACCTCGCGGTCTTCGACCGGACGGTCCACGAGCTCGTCCAGGACCTGGACGTACTGGGGCAGCTGATGCTCGAACTGCCGGTGGACTCCACCCGCCGCTGGCAGATCCTGCGGACGGTCGACCGCGCCCTGGACGCCGTCGACCTGCAGGACGTCGGCGGCACCGCCGAGGCGGCGCGCGAGGTGCTGGCCCCGGCACTGGCCGCGCCGGCGAGTGCCGGCGCGCACCGGATCTCCGCGGTCGGCCACGCGCACATCGACACGGCCTGGCTGTGGCCGCTGCGCGAGACGGTGCGCAAGGTGGCCCGCACCGTCTCCAACGTCACCCAACTCATGGACGACCACCCCGAGTTCCGGTTCGTGATGTCCCAGGCCCAGCAGCTCGCCTGGCTCAAGGAGCACCGTCCCGAGGTCTACGCCCGCGCCCAGGAGAAGGCGAGGACCGGCCAGTTCCTGCCCACGGGCAGTCTGTGGGTGGAGCCCGACACCAATCTCACCGGCGGCGAGTCGCTGGTCCGCCAGTTCGTCCACGGCAAGCGGTTCTACCTGGACGAGTTCGGCGTCGAGACCGAGGAGATGTGGCTCCCGGACACCTTCGGCTACAACGCGGCCCTGCCGCAGCTGATGAAGCTGGCCGGGGTGCGCTGGTTCCTCACTCAGAAGATGTCCTGGAACACCACCAACAAGTTCCCGCACCACACCTTCTGGTGGGAGGGCATCGACGGCACCCGCATCTTCAGCCACTTCCCGCCCGTCGACAGCTACAACGGGGAGTTGTCCGGCGCCGACGTCGCCCACAGCGAGCGCAACTTCCAGGACAAGGGCGCCGCCGACCGCTCACTGGTCCCCTTCGGCTACGGCGACGGCGGCGGCGGCCCCACCCGCGAGATGTTGGCCCGCGCCGCTCGGCTGGCCGACCTGGAGGGCTCGGCCCGGGTCGCCGTGGAGGGACCCGCCACGTTCTTCGCCCGCGCGCACGCCGAGTACGAGGCGAACGGCGGCGCGCCGGTGTGGTCCGGCGAGCTGTACCTGGAGTTCCACCGTGGCACCCTGACCAGTCAGCTCGCCACCAAGCAGGGCAACCGGCGCAGCGAACACCTGCTGCGGGAAGCCGAGTTGTGGGCGGCGACCGCCGCCGTGCGGCACGGGCACCCGTATCCGTACGAGGCCCTGGACCGGCTGTGGAAGACGGTGCTGCTGCACCAGTTCCACGACATCCTGCCGGGCACCTCGATCGCCTGGGTGCACCGGGAGGCCGAGGAGACGTACGCCGCCGTAGCCCGGGAGCTGGAGCGGATCGTCGAGGACGCCCAACAGGCCCTCGCCGGGCCCGCCGGCGGCACGGTCGTCTTCAACGCCGCCCCGCACGCACGCGGCGGCGTCCCGGCGCTCGGCGCCGCGCTGCGCACCGAGGAGCGTGACACGCCCGTGCCGCCCGTCGCGGACGGTGACGGCTTCGTCCTGGACAACGGCCTGGTCCGGGTGACCGTCGACCGCCGGGGCCTGGTCACCTCCGCCTACGACCTGACCGCCGACCGCGAGGCGCTGGCGCCGGGCACGGCGGCCAACCTGCTCCAGTTGCACCAGGACTTCCCCAACCAGTGGGACGCCTGGGACATCGACCCCTTCTACCGCAACACCGTGCGTGACCTCACCGACACCGAGTCGGTCACCGCGGCCGACGGCGGTGTCCGCGTCGTCCGTGCCTTCGGGGCTTCCCGCATCGAGCAGACCCTGACCCTGCCGGTCGGCTCGCGGCGGTTGCTGATCGACACCGTGGTCGACTGGCACGAGCGGGAGAAGCTGCTCAAGGCCGCCTTCCCGCTGGACGTACGCGCCGCGCACTCCACCGCCGAGATCCCCTTCGGACACGTCGAGCGCCCGACCCACACCAACACCAGCTGGGACGCCGCCAAGTTCGAGATCTGCGCCCACCGCTTCCTGCACGTCGGCGAGCGTGACTGGGGCGCCGCGCTGGTCAACGACTCGACGTACGGCCATGAGGTCACCCGTGACGTCCGGTCCGACGGCGGGACGACGACCACGGTCCGGCTCTCCCTGCTGCGTGCCTCCCGCTTCCCCGACCCTGACGCCGACCAGGGCACCCACCGGTTCAGTTACGCCCTGGTGGTGGGCGTCCGCATCGCGGACGCCGTCCGCGAGGGCTACCACCTGAACCTGCCCGAGCGCGCGCTGCCCGGCAGCACGCCCGTTGTTCCCCTGGTCTCGGTCGACCACGAGGGAGTGGTCGTCGAGGCCGTGAAGCTCGCCGACGACCGGTCGGGCGACGTCGTCGTGCGCCTCTACGAGGCCCTCGGTGTCCGTGCCCGCGCCACCCTCACCACCGGATTCCCCCTCGCCTCCGCGACGGCGACGGACCTGCTGGAACGCTCCCTCGACGACACCACGAGTCATCAGGTCACGGACGGGGCCGCCCGGTTGCGGCTGCGCCCGTTCCAGATCCTCACCCTCCGTCTGAGCCCGCAAGCGACCGGCGACGCCTCGGCCGGCTGA
- a CDS encoding carbohydrate ABC transporter permease: MTGVVISVFPFYWIVVMATNTSQDIYRYPPKLWFGDNLTTNIQHLFDKMDFFGSMFNTMTVAVCTTLLVLFFDSLAAFAFAKYDFPAKKFLFGLLLSMYILPTQLAIIPQYEIMVQLGWLGTLKALIVPAAANAFGIFWMRQYTTSSVPDELLDAARIEGAGFFRLYWHVVLPCVRPALAFLGIYTFIAAWNDYILPLVMLVNPDRLTLQVALAQLYAGHSTDYSMVMSGVLLSVIPLVLVFTFFARGFIADATKGALR; this comes from the coding sequence ATGACAGGTGTCGTCATCTCCGTCTTCCCGTTCTACTGGATCGTCGTCATGGCGACGAACACCTCGCAGGACATCTACCGCTATCCGCCGAAGCTGTGGTTCGGCGACAACCTGACGACCAACATCCAGCACCTGTTCGACAAGATGGACTTCTTCGGGTCGATGTTCAACACCATGACCGTGGCGGTCTGTACGACCCTGCTGGTGCTGTTCTTCGACTCGCTGGCGGCCTTCGCCTTCGCCAAGTACGACTTCCCCGCGAAGAAGTTCCTGTTCGGTCTGCTGCTGTCGATGTACATCCTGCCGACCCAGCTGGCGATCATCCCGCAGTACGAGATCATGGTGCAGCTGGGCTGGCTGGGCACGCTCAAGGCACTCATCGTGCCCGCCGCAGCCAACGCCTTCGGCATCTTCTGGATGCGCCAGTACACCACCAGCAGTGTCCCCGACGAATTGCTGGACGCCGCCCGGATCGAGGGTGCCGGGTTCTTCCGCCTGTACTGGCACGTGGTGCTGCCGTGTGTCCGCCCGGCCCTGGCGTTCCTCGGCATCTACACCTTCATCGCCGCCTGGAACGACTACATCCTGCCGTTGGTGATGCTGGTCAACCCGGACCGCCTCACCCTCCAGGTGGCGCTGGCACAGCTGTACGCCGGCCACTCCACCGACTACAGCATGGTGATGTCCGGAGTGCTGCTGTCGGTGATCCCGCTGGTGCTGGTGTTCACCTTCTTCGCCCGCGGTTTCATCGCCGACGCCACCAAGGGCGCCCTGCGCTGA
- a CDS encoding carbohydrate ABC transporter permease: MTVLTPSRAASGRRTAVAAPRASRRRRSLTGRIAVNAVLLTVSVTYVLPLLWMLLASVSDTNSFRLDWPSSLTLANFDAVLNADTTFRPLLNSLLLCGFATLTTVTASFLAAYPLSRYRSRLRRPFLYTILFSTGLPITAVMIPVYSMFVQVNLIDSVPGTTLFLAASALPFGIWLMKNFMDGVPLVLEEAARIDGANTPQVLWRVVLPLMRPGVVVVTIFTFIGMWGNFFVPFILLLSPEKLPASVSVFTFLSAHDQTQYGQLSAFSILYSLPVVMLYLLLARRLGGGFALGGAVKG, translated from the coding sequence ATGACCGTTCTCACGCCCTCACGTGCCGCGTCCGGTCGGCGGACCGCCGTCGCGGCCCCGCGGGCCTCACGCCGGCGGCGCTCCCTCACCGGCCGCATCGCGGTCAACGCCGTCCTGTTGACGGTGTCGGTGACGTACGTCCTGCCGCTGCTGTGGATGCTGCTCGCCTCGGTCTCGGACACCAACAGCTTCCGGCTGGACTGGCCGTCGTCGCTCACCCTCGCCAACTTCGACGCGGTGCTCAACGCCGACACCACCTTCCGGCCCCTGCTCAACAGCCTGCTGCTGTGTGGATTCGCGACCCTGACGACGGTGACGGCGTCCTTCCTGGCCGCCTATCCGTTGTCCCGATACCGCTCCCGTCTGCGCCGGCCGTTCCTGTACACGATCCTGTTCTCCACCGGTCTGCCCATCACCGCCGTGATGATCCCGGTCTACAGCATGTTCGTGCAGGTGAACCTCATCGACTCGGTGCCCGGCACGACGCTGTTCCTGGCCGCTTCCGCGCTGCCGTTCGGGATCTGGCTGATGAAGAACTTCATGGACGGCGTGCCCCTCGTGCTGGAGGAGGCCGCCCGGATCGACGGCGCCAACACCCCGCAGGTGCTGTGGCGGGTCGTCCTGCCGCTGATGCGGCCCGGCGTCGTCGTGGTCACCATCTTCACCTTCATCGGAATGTGGGGGAACTTCTTCGTCCCGTTCATCCTGCTGCTGTCCCCGGAGAAACTCCCCGCGTCCGTCAGCGTGTTCACCTTCCTCAGCGCCCACGACCAGACGCAGTACGGGCAACTGTCCGCCTTCTCCATCCTGTACTCCCTCCCCGTCGTCATGCTCTACCTGCTGCTGGCCCGCAGGCTGGGCGGCGGCTTCGCCCTCGGCGGCGCGGTCAAGGGCTGA
- a CDS encoding cysteine desulfurase-like protein, with amino-acid sequence MTYDVAALRAQFPALSAGIAHFDGPGGTQTPRPVIQAIVDVLAQPLSNRGHITPGERNAETVVSESRRAMADLLGAEPTGIVFGRSATQLTYDFSRTLARTWSPGDEVIVTRLDHDSNIRPWIQAAEQAGAVVRWADFDPATGELTVEDIRAVLSERTRLVAVTAASNLIGTRPATAAMSRAVHEVGALLYVDGVHHTAHSLVDVEQLGADFFVCSPYKFLGPHHGVLAARPRLLESLHPDKLLPSTDVVPERFELGTLPYEFLAGTRAAVDFLAGLDASATGTRRQRLAAAYAALEAHERLLRAQIDKGLSALEQVTVHSRAADRTPTVLLTFEGHSTTDAYRFLADRGVQAPAGTFYALEASRRLGLGDSGGLRVGLAPYNDTEDVDRLLAGLSEFLRVGSRVSG; translated from the coding sequence GTGACGTACGACGTAGCCGCCCTCCGCGCGCAGTTCCCCGCCCTGAGCGCAGGGATCGCCCACTTCGACGGACCCGGCGGCACCCAGACCCCCAGGCCCGTCATCCAGGCCATCGTCGACGTGCTGGCGCAGCCGCTGTCGAACCGGGGCCACATCACGCCGGGGGAGCGCAACGCCGAGACCGTCGTCTCCGAGAGCCGCCGGGCCATGGCGGATCTGCTGGGGGCGGAACCGACCGGAATCGTCTTCGGCCGCAGCGCCACCCAGCTCACCTACGACTTCTCCCGCACCCTCGCCAGGACGTGGTCGCCCGGCGACGAGGTGATCGTCACCCGCCTCGACCACGACTCCAACATCCGCCCCTGGATCCAGGCCGCCGAACAGGCCGGTGCCGTCGTGCGGTGGGCCGACTTCGACCCCGCTACCGGCGAGCTGACCGTCGAGGACATCCGCGCCGTGCTCTCCGAGCGGACCCGGCTGGTCGCGGTCACCGCTGCCTCCAACCTGATCGGCACGCGGCCCGCGACCGCCGCGATGTCCCGTGCGGTGCACGAGGTGGGGGCGCTGCTCTACGTCGACGGCGTGCACCACACCGCCCACTCCCTGGTCGACGTCGAGCAGCTCGGCGCGGACTTCTTCGTCTGCTCCCCGTACAAGTTCCTCGGCCCGCACCACGGCGTCCTCGCCGCCCGGCCGCGGTTGCTGGAGAGCCTGCACCCGGACAAGCTGCTGCCCTCCACGGACGTCGTCCCCGAACGCTTCGAACTCGGCACGCTGCCCTACGAGTTCCTCGCGGGTACCCGCGCCGCGGTCGACTTCCTGGCCGGCCTCGACGCGAGCGCCACGGGTACCCGCCGTCAGCGGCTGGCCGCCGCCTACGCGGCGCTGGAGGCGCACGAGCGGCTCCTGCGGGCGCAGATCGACAAGGGACTGTCCGCCCTGGAACAGGTCACGGTGCACTCCCGGGCTGCCGACCGCACCCCCACCGTGCTGCTGACCTTCGAGGGACACAGCACGACGGACGCGTACCGTTTTCTGGCGGACCGCGGTGTCCAGGCGCCCGCCGGAACCTTCTACGCCCTCGAAGCGTCCCGTCGGCTCGGCCTCGGAGACTCCGGTGGCCTCCGCGTCGGCCTCGCGCCCTACAACGACACCGAGGACGTCGACCGGCTCCTGGCGGGCCTGTCGGAGTTCCTGCGCGTGGGATCTCGCGTGTCCGGGTGA